Proteins co-encoded in one Brassica oleracea var. oleracea cultivar TO1000 chromosome C4, BOL, whole genome shotgun sequence genomic window:
- the LOC106336646 gene encoding receptor-like serine/threonine-protein kinase At2g45590 codes for MPSRPSPPVHNRLQTLPVILTGSLALTGALLVLLTILLYRKLSRNRTAPSDASPQHYQCRRFSYSQLRRATNSFSDSSQLGHGGFGTVYKADLPSGVSLAVKVMDSSAGALQGEREFHNELSLSSRLASSPHVVSLLGFSSDRRNRRLVLVYELMPNRSLQEALLGALKCEELMDWRKRFEIATDVAKGIEFLHHRCDPPIIHGDVKPSNVLLDSDFKAKIGDFGLARVKSEALALVSGGGDETRILIEEDDDGKRKEDDNGSIREECESVITLFEEGNAVSFSPENGIGASPGVGSVVSPENCGSSVFTASPGPALIPSPENCAVTSPGGASPEQMSVESGGKQKVGSRRDWWWKQDNNGGSRGVVESGSVKDYVMEWIGSEIKKDNKEWIKNGDGSASSSVSKKKKKKRKPREWWKEEFCEELTRKKRKKKKKNKRGLSSISSIESWFHRDNDDEQSHNPTKRKKRNSIDWWVDGLSGDLKSVKKQSQDSGLWCDVNVQKSGGVSSTPSMRGTVCYIAPECGGGGGGGVLSEKCDVYSFGVLLLVLVSGRRPLQVTASPMSEFERANLISWAKQLACHGNLLELVDKSIHSLEKEQAVLCVTIALLCLQRSPVKRPTMKEIVEMLTGAFEPPHLPFEFSPSPPMGFPFKSRKKAR; via the coding sequence GCCTTAACCGGAGCCTTACTCGTCCTCCTAACCATCCTCCTCTACCGGAAACTCTCCCGGAACCGAACCGCTCCCTCGGATGCCTCTCCTCAGCACTACCAATGCCGCCGCTTCTCCTACTCCCAGCTCCGCCGCGCGACGAACTCGTTCTCCGACTCCTCCCAGCTCGGCCACGGCGGGTTCGGCACCGTCTACAAAGCCGATCTCCCGAGCGGCGTCTCCCTCGCCGTCAAAGTCATGGACTCCTCCGCCGGGGCCTTACAGGGCGAGCGGGAGTTTCACAACGAGCTCTCTCTCTCCTCTCGCCTGGCGAGCTCGCCTCACGTCGTCTCCCTCCTCGGATTCTCCTCCGATCGGCGTAACCGGAGGCTCGTGCTGGTCTACGAGCTCATGCCTAACCGGAGCTTGCAGGAGGCGCTTCTTGGGGCTCTTAAGTGCGAGGAGCTTATGGATTGGAGGAAAAGGTTCGAGATTGCGACGGATGTAGCTAAAGGGATTGAGTTTCTTCACCATCGGTGTGATCCGCCGATTATTCACGGCGATGTGAAGCCGAGTAATGTTCTTCTTGATTCCGATTTCAAGGCAAAGATAGGAGATTTTGGTCTCGCGAGAGTAAAGTCTGAGGCTTTGGCTTTGGTGAGTGGTGGTGGGGACGAGACTAGGATTCTGATTGAGGAAGATGATGATGGGAAGAGAAAGGAAGATGATAACGGGTCGATTCGCGAGGAGTGTGAGAGTGTGATTACTTTGTTCGAAGAAGGTAACGCCGTGAGTTTCTCGCCGGAGAATGGGATTGGAGCTTCTCCGGGGGTGGGATCGGTGGTTTCGCCGGAGAATTGTGGAAGCAGCGTTTTCACGGCGTCTCCGGGACCGGCATTGATACCCTCGCCGGAGAACTGTGCTGTTACGTCTCCGGGAGGAGCATCACCGGAGCAAATGAGTGTGGAGAGTGGTGGGAAGCAAAAGGTGGGGTCGAGGAGAGATTGGTGGTGGAAACAAGACAACAACGGTGGAAGCAGAGGAGTGGTTGAGTCAGGGAGTGTGAAAGACTATGTGATGGAGTGGATTGGGAGTGAGATTAAGAAAGACAACAAGGAGTGGATCAAAAACGGTGATGGGTCAGCATCATCATCGGTCTCTAAGAAGAAGAAGAAGAAGAGGAAGCCTAGAGAGTGGTGGAAGGAAGAGTTTTGTGAAGAGCTAACTAGAAAGAAGAGGAAGAAGAAGAAGAAAAATAAAAGAGGGTTAAGCTCAATCTCAAGCATTGAATCTTGGTTTCACAGAGACAATGATGATGAACAGTCTCATAATCCTACCAAGAGGAAAAAGAGGAATAGTATAGACTGGTGGGTAGATGGGTTAAGCGGAGATTTAAAATCAGTTAAAAAACAAAGCCAAGACTCTGGTCTATGGTGTGACGTGAATGTTCAGAAGAGTGGTGGAGTAAGCAGCACACCGAGCATGAGAGGTACGGTGTGTTACATTGCACCGGAATGTGGTGGCGGTGGTGGTGGAGGCGTGTTGTCTGAGAAATGTGATGTCTACAGTTTCGGGGTTCTGCTCTTGGTTCTTGTCTCGGGGAGACGGCCGTTGCAGGTGACCGCATCGCCTATGTCGGAGTTTGAGAGGGCTAATCTGATATCATGGGCTAAGCAATTGGCTTGTCATGGTAACTTATTGGAGTTGGTTGATAAGTCTATACATTCTTTGGAGAAAGAGCAAGCGGTTCTTTGTGTTACTATAGCGTTGCTTTGTCTGCAAAGGTCTCCGGTTAAGAGACCGACGATGAAGGAGATTGTTGAGATGCTTACCGGTGCGTTTGAGCCACCGCATTTGCCGTTTGAGTTCTCACCGTCTCCGCCTATGGGGTTTCCATTTAAGTCAAGGAAGAAAGCACGGTGA
- the LOC106342419 gene encoding uncharacterized protein LOC106342419, with protein MAEGGGGDSPAPPSENNGGGEFLLSLLHRRPHQQSSTNTNPPAPPPPPQSFTLDPAIAAVGPTVNSNWASNVTPPWPHASSPPNLLGFPQFQQNPFPSNQFDGNQRLSGEDAYRLGFNGAVNHHSIQQQPQRLVFGSFSGDATQSGLLNSSKDPNFSHPGSIGRGNWGPIGNNGRGSSSKSTPPPPGFSSNQRAWDRDLLSRDADRGMLMGGSQRNHDGRGMMGNHDGRGMMSSSQRNHDGRGMMGGFQRSYDGRGMMGGSQRNHDNAKGEHPKVWDDDLSAENDRLRRLSIQNEGRFNLTQQVDHPGPPMGKSLHSVSAADAQDSFSMLSKEARGGGQYRGEVGQLSKGKREGNGEFGPAEGETEGFGEDIVESVLLEDETDDKDAKDEKKASRTSREKESRMDTRGQWLLGQRLRMVKRYMACRNDIHRHDAPFIAVFKSLIPAEEELEKQKQLMAKLDNLVAKEWPNAKLYLYGSCANSFGFPKSDIDVCLAIDDDDVNKSEILLKLADSLESDNFQNVQALTRARVPIVKLMDPVTGISCDICINNVLAVVNTKLLRDYSMIDGRLRQLAFIVKHWAKSRKVNETYQGTLSSYAYVLMCIHYLQQRSPPILPCLQEMEPTYSVGVDNIQCAYFDNVGRLSTFGSGNRETIAELVWGFFNYWAYGHDYANTVVSVRTGSILGKREKDWTRRVGNDRHLICIEDPFETSHDLGRVVDKFSIRVLREEFERAAKIMHQDPNPCAKLFEPYVPGDDNSNGQGHN; from the exons ATGGCGGAAGGTGGAGGCGGCGACTCTCCAGCTCCTCCATCAGAAAACAACGGCGGAGGAGAGTTTCTACTCTCGCTTCTACACAGAAGACCTCACCAGCAGAGCAGCACCAACACCAATCCACCAGCTCCTCCTCCTCCTCCACAGTCGTTCACTCTCGATCCAGCCATCGCAGCCGTTGGTCCCACCGTGAATTCGAATTGGGCTTCCAACGTTACTCCTCCTTGGCCCCACGCCTCATCGCCTCCCAATCTGTTAGGGTTTCCTCAATTTCAGCAAAACCCTTTTCCGTCGAACCAATTCGATGGCAATCAGAGGTTATCAGGAGAAGATGCTTATAGATTAGGGTTTAATGGAGCTGTTAATCATCACTCGATTCAGCAGCAGCCGCAAAGGCTTGTGTTTGGTTCTTTCTCTGGAGATGCGACTCAAAGTGGGCTTCTCAATTCTAGTAAAGATCCAAACTTTTCTCATCCTGGGAGCATTGGAAGAGGAAACTGGGGTCCCATTGGTAATAACGGCAGGGGTAGTAGTTCCAAGTCTACCCCTCCTCCTCCTGGATTCTCTAGTAACCAGCGAGCATGGGATAGAGATTTGTTAAGTAGGGATGCTGATAGAGGGATGCTGATGGGTGGTTCCCAGAGGAATCATGATGGTAGAGGGATGATGGGTAATCATGATGGTAGAGGGATGATGAGTAGTTCCCAGAGGAACCATGATGGTAGAGGGATGATGGGTGGTTTCCAGAGGAGTTATGATGGTAGAGGGATGATGGGTGGTTCTCAGAGGAATCATGATAATGCAAAGGGCGAGCATCCTAAGGTATGGGATGATGATTTGAGTGCTGAGAATGATAGATTAAGGAGATTATCTATCCAGAACGAGGGAAGGTTCAATCTTACTCAGCAGGTTGATCATCCTGGACCACCTATGGGTAAAAGTCTACACTCTGTATCGGCAGCTGATGCTCAGGATTCGTTTTCGATGCTGAGCAAGGAAGCTCGCGGTGGAGGTCAGTACAGAGGGGAAGTGGGACAGTTGAGTAAGGGAAAGAGAGAAGGTAATGGAGAGTTTGGCCCTGCTGAGGGTGAAACTGAGGGTTTTGGAGAAGATATTGTTGAGTCTGTTTTGCTTGAAGATGAGACTGACGATAAGGATGCCAAAGATGAGAAGAAAGCTAGCCGGACTTCTCGCGAGAAG GAATCGAGAATGGACACTCGGGGTCAGTGGCTACTCGGCCAAAGGTTAAGAATGGTTAAAAGGTATATGGCATGTCGAAACGACATCCACAGGCACGACGCACCTTTCATTGCTGTCTTCAAGTCCCTGATTCCTGCAGAAGAGGAGCTGGAGAAGCAGAAACAACTAATGGCCAAGCTAGACAATCTAGTCGCCAAAGAATGGCCTAACGCAAAGCTATATCTCTACGGGTCATGTGCCAACTCCTTTGGTTTCCCAAAGAGCGACATCGATGTTTGCCTTGCAATCGATGATGATGATGTCAACAAATCTGAGATATTGTTAAAGCTGGCGGATAGTTTGGAATCAGATAATTTCCAGAATGTTCAG GCACTGACACGAGCTAGAGTTCCAATAGTGAAACTCATGGATCCTGTCACTGGGATATCGTGTGATATATGTATCAACAATGTGCTAGCTGTTGTGAACACAAAGCTCCTGCGGGACTACTCGATGATAGATGGCCGTTTAAGGCAATTAGCTTTCATTGTCAAACACTGGGCGAAATCGAGAAAGGTTAATGAAACTTATCAAGGAACACTCTCCAGCTATGC ATATGTTCTTATGTGCATTCATTACTTACAACAACGTAGCCCGCCAATTCTTCCTTGCTTACAG GAGATGGAGCCGACGTACTCGGTTGGGGTTGATAACATCCAATGCGCATACTTTGATAACGTCGGAAGACTCAGTACATTCGGATCAGGCAACAGGGAGACCATAGCCGAGCTGGTGTGGGGATTTTTCAACTACTGGGCTTACGGGCATGACTATGCGAACACCGTTGTATCTGTACGCACTGGTTCCATACTTGG GAAGCGAGAGAAGGACTGGACGAGAAGGGTTGGGAACGATAGGCATTTGATATGCATAGAGGATCCGTTTGAGACAAGCCATGATCTGGGTCGGGTTGTGGATAAGTTTAGTATCAGAGTGTTGAGGGAAGAGTTCGAGCGAGCTGCTAAGATTATGCATCAGGATCCTAATCCATGTGCCAAGCTTTTCGAACCATATGTTCCTGGAGATGATAATAGTAATGGCCAAGGTCATAATTAA
- the LOC106337599 gene encoding MADS-box protein SOC1-like — MVRGKTQMKRIENTTSRQVTFSKRRNGLLKKAFELSVLCDAEVSLIIFSPKGKLYEFASSNMQDTIDRYLTHTKDRISNKPVSEENMQHLKHEAANMMKKIEQLEASKRKLLGEGTGSCSIEELQQIETQLEKSVKCIRARKTQLFKEQIEQLKQKEKALAAENQKLTEKWGSHEIKVWSSKNQESGRGDEESSPSSEVETELFIGLPSSSRK, encoded by the exons ATGGTGAGGGGAAAAACTCAGATGAAGAGGATAGAGAATACAACAAGCAGACAAGTGACTTTCTCTAAACGCAGGAATGGTTTGTTGAAGAAAGCCTTTGAGCTCTCGGTGCTTTGTGATGCTGAAGTTTCTCTGATCATCTTCTCTCCTAAGGGAAAACTTTATGAATTCGCCAGCTCCAA TATGCAAGATACCATAGATCGTTATCTGACGCATACCAAGGATCGAATCAGCAACAAACCGGTTTCTGAAGAAAATATGCAG CATTTGAAACATGAAGCAGCAAACATGATGAAGAAAATTGAACAACTTGAAGCTTCCAAACG TAAACTCTTGGGAGAAGGCACAGGATCATGCTCGATTGAGGAGCTGCAGCAGATTGAGACCCAACTTGAGAAAAGTGTCAAATGCATTCGAGCACGAAAG ACTCAACTGTTTAAGGAACAAATTGAGCAGCTCAAGCAAAAG GAGAAAGCTCTAGCTGCAGAAAACCAGAAGCTCACTGAAAAG TGGGGATCTCATGAAATCAAAGTTTGGTCGAGCAAGAACCAAGAAAGTGGAAGAGGTGACGAAGAAAGTAGTCCAAGTTCTGAAGTAGAGACAGAATTGTTCATTGGGTTGCCTTCTTCTTCAAGAAAGTGA
- the LOC106336844 gene encoding lysophospholipid acyltransferase LPEAT2 isoform X1 — translation MSDPDLSSPLIQHQPEVVISIHDDGEEEEDYNPSAGQQNQNQQPRVPRGFQHDHLNPPFGFLSDAEPPVLCPPTTVDPFRNDTPGVSGLYEAIKIVICLPIALLRLVIFGASLAVGYVATKLALAGWKDKHNPMPCWRCRIMWVTRICTRCILFSFGYHWIRRKGKPARRDIAPIVVSNHVSFIEPIFFFYELSPTIVASESHDSLPFVGTIIRAMQVIYVNRFSQESRKNAVHEIKRKASSDRFPRLLLFPEGTTTNGKVLISFQLGAFIPGYPIQPVVVRYPHVHFDQSWGNISLLMLMFRMFTQFHNFMEVEYLPVIYPSDTQKQNAVRLSQKTSHAIATSLNVVQTSHSYGDLMLLNRATELKLENPSNYMVEMAKVASLFHISSLEAVRYLDTFFSMNPDSSGRVTLHDFLRVLRLKPCTLSKGIFGFIDVEKAGSITFRQFLFASAHVSAQPLFQQTCELAFSHCDTDGDGFISIQELGDVLKHTMPNSNKEEIQGMYILLDEDKDQRISKVDFLSCLRRNPLLIPVVAPILSPT, via the exons ATGTCGGATCCCGATTTATCGTCTCCGTTGATCCAGCATCAACCAGAGGTCGTCATCTCAATCCACGACGACGGAGAAGAAGAAGAAGACTATAATCCCTCCGCTGGTCAACAAAACCAAAACCAACAACCTCGTGTTCCACGTGGATTTCAACATGACCATCTCAACCCTCCTTTCGGCTTCCTCAGCGACGCCGAGCCTCCGGTTCTATGTCCCCCGACGACGGTGGATCCGTTCCGGAACGATACGCCGGGAGTCAGCGGACTCTACGAGGCGATAAAGATCGTGATTTGCCTCCCGATCGCGTTGCTTCGGCTTGTTATCTTTGGTGCTAGCTTGGCTGTTGGTTACGTGGCGACGAAGCTGGCGCTGGCTGGGTGGAAAGATAAGCATAATCCTATGCCTTGTTGGAGGTGTAGGATCATGTGGGTTACTCGGATCTGCACCAGATGTATCCTCTTCTCCTTTGG TTATCATTGGATACGACGGAAAGGGAAACCTGCTCGCAGGGATATTGCTCCCATTGTTGTGTCAAACCATGTTTCTTTTATTGAACCAATCTTCTTCTTCTATGAGCTATCACCCACCATTGTTGCATCGGAGTCGCATGATTCACTCCCTTTTGTTGGAACTATTATCAGGGCAATGCAG GTGATATATGTTAATAGATTCTCACAAGAATCAAGGAAGAACGCTGTGCATGAAATAAAG AGAAAAGCCTCCTCCGATAGATTCCCCCGTCTGCTGCTATTCCCTGAAGGAACCACTACCAATGGGAAAGTTCTTATCTCCTTCCAGCTCGGCGCTTTCATCCCAGGCTACCCTATTCAGCCTGTAGTAGTCCGGTACCCCCATGTACATTTTGATCAATCCTG GGGGAATATTTCTTTATTGATGCTCATGTTTAGAATGTTCACTCAGTTTCACAACTTCATGGAG GTTGAATACCTTCCAGTAATCTATCCGAGTGACACTCAAAAACAGAATGCTGTGCGTCTCTCACAGAAG ACCAGTCATGCGATTGCAACATCTTTGAATGTGGTCCAAACATCTCATTCTTATGGGGACCTCATGCTATTGAACAGAGCAACTGAATTAAAGCTG GAAAACCCCTCAAATTACATGGTTGAAATGGCCAAGGTTGCGTCG CTATTCCATATAAGCAGTTTAGAGGCAGTTCGGTATTTGGATACATTTTTTTCCATGAATCCGGACTCAAG TGGACGTGTTACTCTACATGACTTTCTTCGGGTTCTAAGACTGAAGCCTTGCACTCTTTCTAAAGGG ATATTCGGGTTCATCGATGTGGAGAAAGCTGGATCAATCACTTTCAGACAG TTCTTGTTTGCCTCGGCTCATGTATCGGCACAGCCACTTTTTCAGCAAACATGCGAGCTAGCATTTTCTCACTGTGACACAGATGGAGATGGCTTTATCTCCATTCAAGAA CTTGGAGACGTGCTGAAACACACAATGCCAAACTCAAACAAGGAGGAG ATACAAGGGATGTACATTTTGCTAGACGAGGACAAAGACCAAAGAATCAGCAAGGTTGACTTCTTGTCCTGTTTAAGAAGAAACCCTCTGCTCATACCTGTCGTTGCCCCTATCTTGTCCCCAACATAA
- the LOC106336844 gene encoding lysophospholipid acyltransferase LPEAT2 isoform X2, which yields MSDPDLSSPLIQHQPEVVISIHDDGEEEEDYNPSAGQQNQNQQPRVPRGFQHDHLNPPFGFLSDAEPPVLCPPTTVDPFRNDTPGVSGLYEAIKIVICLPIALLRLVIFGASLAVGYVATKLALAGWKDKHNPMPCWRCRIMWVTRICTRCILFSFGYHWIRRKGKPARRDIAPIVVSNHVSFIEPIFFFYELSPTIVASESHDSLPFVGTIIRAMQVIYVNRFSQESRKNAVHEIKVCKYREKPPPIDSPVCCYSLKEPLPMGKFLSPSSSALSSQATLFSL from the exons ATGTCGGATCCCGATTTATCGTCTCCGTTGATCCAGCATCAACCAGAGGTCGTCATCTCAATCCACGACGACGGAGAAGAAGAAGAAGACTATAATCCCTCCGCTGGTCAACAAAACCAAAACCAACAACCTCGTGTTCCACGTGGATTTCAACATGACCATCTCAACCCTCCTTTCGGCTTCCTCAGCGACGCCGAGCCTCCGGTTCTATGTCCCCCGACGACGGTGGATCCGTTCCGGAACGATACGCCGGGAGTCAGCGGACTCTACGAGGCGATAAAGATCGTGATTTGCCTCCCGATCGCGTTGCTTCGGCTTGTTATCTTTGGTGCTAGCTTGGCTGTTGGTTACGTGGCGACGAAGCTGGCGCTGGCTGGGTGGAAAGATAAGCATAATCCTATGCCTTGTTGGAGGTGTAGGATCATGTGGGTTACTCGGATCTGCACCAGATGTATCCTCTTCTCCTTTGG TTATCATTGGATACGACGGAAAGGGAAACCTGCTCGCAGGGATATTGCTCCCATTGTTGTGTCAAACCATGTTTCTTTTATTGAACCAATCTTCTTCTTCTATGAGCTATCACCCACCATTGTTGCATCGGAGTCGCATGATTCACTCCCTTTTGTTGGAACTATTATCAGGGCAATGCAG GTGATATATGTTAATAGATTCTCACAAGAATCAAGGAAGAACGCTGTGCATGAAATAAAGG TATGTAAATACAGAGAAAAGCCTCCTCCGATAGATTCCCCCGTCTGCTGCTATTCCCTGAAGGAACCACTACCAATGGGAAAGTTCTTATCTCCTTCCAGCTCGGCGCTTTCATCCCAGGCTACCCTATTCAGCCTGTAG